The Streptomyces sp. NBC_01298 genome contains the following window.
GTTCCTGAGCTCTGTCGGGCTGATGCCCGCGGCCGGGGAACAGCACCTGATCAAGCGAGTGATCGGGATCGCCGGCGACACGGTCGAATGCGAGGGCACGGGACCACTGAAGGTGAACGCCAAGCCGCTCGCCGAGCCGTACGTCTTCGCCGGGAACACCGCTTGCAGCACGGACGCGGGCGGTCAGTTCAAGGTGACGGTGCCCAGCGGCCACATCTGGGTGATGGGCGACCACCGGCAGAGTTCGCAGGACTCCCGCTACCACCAGCTCGACCCCCGCGGGGGCATGGTGCCCCTGACGGACGTGGTGGGCCGTGCCGTGGTGCTCGCCTGGCCGGTCGACCGCTGGACGACCCTGCCCGTGCCGGACACGTTCGACCAGCCGGGTCTCTCTCCCACACCGTGACACCCGGATGTGCCGGGGATCGCCGTCGCGTCCCCGGCCTCCTGGCGGTCAGCCCAGCTGGGCGAGCGCCTCGGTGGCGATCTCCTCGAAGACGCCGGGGTCGGTGGCGAAGTCCGAGTCGGGGATCGGCCAGTGGACGACGATCTCGGTGATGCCCAGGTCCCGGTGGATGCCCGCGAAGTCCACGAAGGCGTCGAGGGATTCCAGGGGGCGGCCCGGCTCCGGCGTGAAGCCGGTGAGGAGGATCTTGTCCAGCTCGTCCACGTCCCGGCCGATGTCCGCGCAGGCCTTGCCGAGCCGCTGGATCTGGCCGCGGATGGCCTCCGCCGACTGCTCCTGAGTGCCTGCCTCGAACAGCTTCGGATCGCCGGTGGTCACCCATGCCTGGCCGTGCCGGGCGGCGAGCTTCATGCCGCGCGGCCCGGTGGCGGCCACCGCGAAGGGCAGCCGGGGGCGCTGGACACAGCCGGGGATGTTGCGGGCCTCGTCGGCGGAGTAGTGCGTGCCCCGGTGCGTTACGGAGTCCTCGGTGAGGAGGCGGTCCAGCAGGGGCACGAACTCTGCGAAGCGGTCGGCGCGCTCGCGCGGGGTCCACGCCTCCTGGCCGAGGGCGGTGGCGTCGAAGCCGTTGCCGCCGGCCCCGATGCCGAGTGTGATCCGGCCGCCCGAGATGTCGTCCAGGGACATCAGATCCTTGGCGAGCGTCACGGGGTGCCGGAAGTTCGGCGAGGTGACGAGCGTGCCCAGGCGCAGGCGCTCCGTGGCCGTCGCGGCGGCAGTGAGCGTGGGCAGCGCGCCGAACCACGGACCGTCCCGGAAGGTTCGCCAGGACAGGTGGTCGTAGGTGTACGCGGTGTGGAAGCCCAGCTGTTCGGCCCGCTGCCAGCGGTCACGGCCTCCCTCGTGCCAGCGGGTGAGGGGAAGGATCACGGTGCTCAGGCGCAGGGTCATACCCACGAGCCTACGACCGTCGGGCAGGGTCCTCGCATGACCGCCGGCCCGCGTCGCCCGGCGTAGCCGCTGCCGCCGCCGTCGTCCCGGGCCTCGGGGCGACGGCGGCGGGCCGCCTCAGGAAGAGGTGCGCAGCAGGTGCTCCGTGGTGCGTTCGGCGCTCTCCAGGAGCCACTCCGGGGCCACGCCCTCGGGCAGCGCGCGGACCTCGGCCGCCAGGGCCGAGACCCGGGCGGCGCCGGCCTCGGGCCGGCCCAGCTCGTGCTCGGTCCAGGCGGCGTTGTTCACGCACTGGAACCGGGCCTGCAGGTGCTCCGGGCCGAGTTCCGCGTGGAGGGCGGCGGCCCGCTCCCAGAGCAGGATCTCCTCCAGCCGCAGCGCCTCCAGCTCCGCCGCGCCCAGCGGTTCGGCGTACCCCGGGCCGCGGTTCTCCGCTTCTCCGTCCTCCGCTTCTCCGTCCTCCGCTTCCCTGTCCTCCGCTTCCCCGTTCTCCTCCCGCGCCTCCTCGTCGGCACGCACCCGGCGGTCGAGCACCTGGGCGAGCTGGTTCCAGGTCTCGGCGAGTTCGGCCCGTGCCTCGGGGGCCCCGGGGCCGTCGGGGGCCTGCGCGAGCGCGGCGGTCAGCACCTCGGCCGCCTCGTCCATCCGGGCCCGGGCCCCGGCGACCGCCGCGTCGGTGACCTCTTCGCGCAGCCCCAGCCAGGCCAGCGACCGCAGGATCCGTACCTCGGCGACCGGTGCGTCCTTCGACCGCCTGCGCAGCTCCAGGGCACGCTCGTACGCGGCGACGGCCTCCGGTACCAGCCGTGCCTCGGAGAGCTGATCGGCGGCGGTCTGGGCGAAGCTCGCCTGCGGACGCGGGTCCTCCCAGTCCTCGGCGAGCTCCGCCGCCAGCAGGTACTGCTCGGCCGCGCCCCGGGGGTCGTGCAGTTCGCGCAGCAGGTCGCCCAGGAACTCCCGTACCGAGACGGCCTGGCCCGCGCCGTGCTCCAGCAGGTCCGGCAGCGTCGACTGCAGCACCTCGGCCGCTTCGGCGGTACGGCCCTCACGGGCGTGGCACCGGGCGAGCAGCAGCCGCGCCTGGGCGCCGCCGTCGGCGGTGAGCCCGGCCCGGTCGAACCAGTGCGCCGCCTCCAGAGCGAGCCGCGCGGCCTCCGCGTCGGCCTCGCCGCGTCCCAGCAGGATGTCGGCGAGGGTCAGCCGTACGAGGCCCTGTGCCTCGGGGTCGGTCACCTCTGCGGCATGCGCCAGCCCGGCGCGGGCCGACTCCTCGGCCTCCGCCGCACGGTCCAGCGACATCAGTACGCCGGCCCGCAGCACGAGCGGGTCCACGGCGAGCCACGGCCGGGCCAGGGCCACCGACCGCCCGGCGGATCCGGCGAGCAGCGTCACGGCACGTTCCGGCTCGCCCTGCGAGAGGGCGAGCCGGCCCAGCATCTCCTCGGCCTCCGCCGCCAGGTCGGGCAGGACCGCGCCGTAGGCATCGGCGAAGGCGGCCAGTTCGGCGGCCAGCTCGCCGTGCCCGTGCTCGGTGTCGTGGCCGTTCCCATGATCGTGCCCGTGGCCGTCGCCGTGCCCGTGTTCGGGGTCCTCGGTGGCCTCGACCGAGCGCAGGTACGACTCCACCCGGATCCCGGTCAGCTCCGCCAGGGCGATCCGCCGGGTCCGCAGTGGCTCGTCCGGGTCCAGCGCCTCGGCGGCGCGCAGGGCGACGGCCAGCAACTCGCGCAGCTGCCCCGCCCCGGCGCCCGACTGCGCGGCCACGGTCGCCAGCCGCAGCTCGGCCAGCGCGGCACGCTGCGCGAGCCCCAGCTCCCGGTAGCGCTCGCGTACGGCGGCCAGCAGTTCCGGCGCGTTCGCGGCGCCGGCCCGAGCGGCCGTCAGGGCCTGGTGGTCCGCCACATCGGCGGTGGCCAGCGGATCGGACCCCTCCGTCGCCTCGGGGCGCAGGGCGACCCTCGCCCACAGGGCATCCGCGCCGGGGTGCCCGATGTCGCGTGCGGCCCTGGCCCGTTGCACGAGTTCCGCGAATTCCTCGGCCGGGGCCGCCTCGGGGACCGGGACCCGGGCCGGGCCCTGCGGGAGCGCCGCGAGCGCGGAGCTCCGTACGCCCAGCGGCAGGACCTCGGTCACCGGGGCCGCGCCGATCCGCGCGAGGAACCGCTCGGAGACGCGCTTGGAGCCGTTGCGCGCGTCGAACCACATGGCGATGTCGAGCGAGCCTGCGTGCAGCACCTCGTACAGCTCGGACACGGTGCACGGGCTGCCCTCGAAGGCGACGGTGGGGTTCTGCCCGTGACCCAGTTCCGTCAGCCGGCGCAGCAGGACGAGGACTCCCCCGTGGAAGGCCAGCTGGTCGGAGAGGTTGGCGAGCGGGGCCACGTGCACCGCGTGCTCGGCCAGGATCTCCAGGCCCCGGGACTCGTTCCCGGTGAGGGCGCAGAACTCGATGTGCCGCCCCACCGAGGGCAGCAGGCTCTCCTTGTCCCGGGCCAGGCGGTATCCGCGCAGATGGGCCGAGCGGGCCTCGTCGAACCGGCCGAGCCGCAGCAGCGGCAGCAGCGAGGCGGCCAGGACCCGGTGGGGTTCCTCGGCGCAGGTCTGCTCGCCGGACAGCACCGGCTGCCAGACCTCCAGGGCCTCGGCGTCGTCGCCGCGCAGTGCGGCGTACTGGCCCTGGCCGTTGAGTTCGCAGGCGTGGCAGTCGCTCATGTCGTCGCGCTCGGCGGCCTGCCAGCGGGCGTACGCGCGTCCGGCCCGCGCGTCGTCGCCGATGGCGTCGGCGAGCCACAGTTCGGACTCGCGCACGGGACGCTCGCTGTAGCCGGCGATCCGGTAGC
Protein-coding sequences here:
- a CDS encoding tetratricopeptide repeat protein codes for the protein MSTMTREEIEHALAENRQAPGGTARNAHAEALCTAAEATGDRPLFRAALDNLINAYLYSSESTKMLVPFARLLQEYDKDPGAFDEWDTHSLFWQFKWIAGAIGNSPEISLESAAGWLDEMERRYRIAGYSERPVRESELWLADAIGDDARAGRAYARWQAAERDDMSDCHACELNGQGQYAALRGDDAEALEVWQPVLSGEQTCAEEPHRVLAASLLPLLRLGRFDEARSAHLRGYRLARDKESLLPSVGRHIEFCALTGNESRGLEILAEHAVHVAPLANLSDQLAFHGGVLVLLRRLTELGHGQNPTVAFEGSPCTVSELYEVLHAGSLDIAMWFDARNGSKRVSERFLARIGAAPVTEVLPLGVRSSALAALPQGPARVPVPEAAPAEEFAELVQRARAARDIGHPGADALWARVALRPEATEGSDPLATADVADHQALTAARAGAANAPELLAAVRERYRELGLAQRAALAELRLATVAAQSGAGAGQLRELLAVALRAAEALDPDEPLRTRRIALAELTGIRVESYLRSVEATEDPEHGHGDGHGHDHGNGHDTEHGHGELAAELAAFADAYGAVLPDLAAEAEEMLGRLALSQGEPERAVTLLAGSAGRSVALARPWLAVDPLVLRAGVLMSLDRAAEAEESARAGLAHAAEVTDPEAQGLVRLTLADILLGRGEADAEAARLALEAAHWFDRAGLTADGGAQARLLLARCHAREGRTAEAAEVLQSTLPDLLEHGAGQAVSVREFLGDLLRELHDPRGAAEQYLLAAELAEDWEDPRPQASFAQTAADQLSEARLVPEAVAAYERALELRRRSKDAPVAEVRILRSLAWLGLREEVTDAAVAGARARMDEAAEVLTAALAQAPDGPGAPEARAELAETWNQLAQVLDRRVRADEEAREENGEAEDREAEDGEAEDGEAENRGPGYAEPLGAAELEALRLEEILLWERAAALHAELGPEHLQARFQCVNNAAWTEHELGRPEAGAARVSALAAEVRALPEGVAPEWLLESAERTTEHLLRTSS
- a CDS encoding LLM class flavin-dependent oxidoreductase, yielding MTLRLSTVILPLTRWHEGGRDRWQRAEQLGFHTAYTYDHLSWRTFRDGPWFGALPTLTAAATATERLRLGTLVTSPNFRHPVTLAKDLMSLDDISGGRITLGIGAGGNGFDATALGQEAWTPRERADRFAEFVPLLDRLLTEDSVTHRGTHYSADEARNIPGCVQRPRLPFAVAATGPRGMKLAARHGQAWVTTGDPKLFEAGTQEQSAEAIRGQIQRLGKACADIGRDVDELDKILLTGFTPEPGRPLESLDAFVDFAGIHRDLGITEIVVHWPIPDSDFATDPGVFEEIATEALAQLG
- the lepB gene encoding signal peptidase I, with the translated sequence MGGLVIDTRSDQEGPRGEGGPAREDAPVSGRGSKRRRPFWTELPLLVGVALVLAFLIKTFLLQAFLIPSGSMQNTLQKDDRVLVDKLTPWFGAKPARGEVVVFRDPGDWLAGHPVEKPNVAQKFLSSVGLMPAAGEQHLIKRVIGIAGDTVECEGTGPLKVNAKPLAEPYVFAGNTACSTDAGGQFKVTVPSGHIWVMGDHRQSSQDSRYHQLDPRGGMVPLTDVVGRAVVLAWPVDRWTTLPVPDTFDQPGLSPTP